CATCAGGGGAGGTAATAAGCTCCCTTAGTTAGTACCAATTATGCGAGGATGATATAGGCATGAAGGGCCAGGAAGAAACATAATTAGTAATGAAGGGTTCTACATTTGATATAAACTATTCTATAAATGTCCATTTTTGTGGTACCTTTTCATTACCGTCTTGACTATTTCCAGGGGTGGATTTTAAGGTAAAGCTGCTTACTATTGGTGGCAAAAGATTGAAGCTTACAATTTGGGACACGGGTAACTGCTGAATTTTTTTTCACTTGAATTTGATTTACTATGCATTTGTTAGTGATGGTTGATAAGAACAAATCACCACTCTCTTTGTTCAAGTTTGTCATAAGTTTTGATGCAAAACTTGCCCTccgaatatatatattacgtgCCTATAATGAAGGCAAACCTTCTTGTTACTACTCCCGATGCTCCCTTTTTATATGGGGGCATGAGGAAAAGATCAGTTCGAGCAGCTGTTAAATATTTGCTTATTCTACTATGTATGGAAGATAccatctttaattttatttttctcttgccTGTTAAATGCAATTGGTTTGCTAACAATATGTGCTGCGTTTGCAGCTGGGCAGGAAAGGTTTGGAACAGTAACAAGCTCTTACTACAGAGGTGCTCATGGAATTATTCTTGGTATGCCACTGAAATTATATAGATATCTACTCTCTTGAAGatgtttaatatttataaataattaaagaaaacttGATTAAATAGATTACTGTTTTGTGAGCATATTACTCTCTCTGCTTATTAGGATAGCTACCTAACACTGTTAGCCCCGTTTTCTTTAGATACAATGTCCAGTTCTTTTTTCCCCTTTGAGCCACGTCCAGTTTTAttgactttatatatatatatataccttttgTCTTTgctgtcatcttcatcttctattTGGACGTTAAGACAGATTTTTAGCATACTTGCATGTTGCTTTGTGTTTATCAACTTCTAAGCCTTCTAAACTCCATGAATCCAGTATCATGCTCTGACTTTGATGAATGGAAGTCTAACTGGTCTGATCTCTTTTTACTTTAGTGTATGATGTGACTCGGCGCGAAACCTTCACAAACCTGCTGGATATATGGGCAAAGGAAGTACAGCTCTACTCCACTAATCCTGAGTGTATCAAAATTCTTCTTGGTAATAAAGTCGATAGGGTAAGTTGTATGTTCACAGTATATTTTCTTGCGCTAGACAGACACAATTAAATGTGTTTAGACGTCTAGTGCCCATATATTTACcattcaattttgttttttatgacAATCTTTATATTCAAGAATTCATTTTCCCTTAATTTCCTGCCATGTGGCGTTATGTGCTTTCGAGCAGTTGGGATTTCTTGTTTTCTTATAGCGTTAACATATTCCAGGAGAATGAGAGGGCTGTAACGAGAGAAGAGGGGTTGGCTCTTGCTCAGGAACATAAATGTTTGTTTCTTGAATGTAGTGCTAAAACTAAAGAGAATGTCCACCAATGCTTTAAAGATCTTACATTAAAGGTATCCTATTTCAACAAAGCTTGCATTTTTTAACTGACATCTCGTAACAGCAATGTGTCTCATTGACCTGTTAGACTCTTCCTCATgttccatttattttttattggaggGCAAACTGTTTGATT
This genomic interval from Carya illinoinensis cultivar Pawnee chromosome 2, C.illinoinensisPawnee_v1, whole genome shotgun sequence contains the following:
- the LOC122301263 gene encoding ras-related protein RABC2a-like isoform X1, with the translated sequence MGSPSKGRNNSYDYSFKILLIGDSGVGKSSLLLSFISNFVHDLSPTVGVDFKVKLLTIGGKRLKLTIWDTAGQERFGTVTSSYYRGAHGIILVYDVTRRETFTNLLDIWAKEVQLYSTNPECIKILLGNKVDRENERAVTREEGLALAQEHKCLFLECSAKTKENVHQCFKDLTLKILEVPNFLENGSAVVKKQILEQKQVDPTPRSGGCCS
- the LOC122301263 gene encoding ras-related protein RABC2a-like isoform X3, producing the protein MICPPPLVPLWVDFKVKLLTIGGKRLKLTIWDTAGQERFGTVTSSYYRGAHGIILVYDVTRRETFTNLLDIWAKEVQLYSTNPECIKILLGNKVDRENERAVTREEGLALAQEHKCLFLECSAKTKENVHQCFKDLTLKILEVPNFLENGSAVVKKQILEQKQVDPTPRSGGCCS
- the LOC122301263 gene encoding ras-related protein RABC2a-like isoform X2; protein product: MGSPSKGRNNSYDYSFKILLIGDSGVGKSSLLLSFISNFVHDLSPTVGVDFKVKLLTIGGKRLKLTIWDTAGQERFGTVTSSYYRGAHGIILVYDVTRRETFTNLLDIWAKEVQLYSTNPECIKILLGNKVDRENERAVTREEGLALAQEHKCLFLECSAKTKENVHQCFKDLTLKLIADT